One window of Xanthomonas sp. 10-10 genomic DNA carries:
- a CDS encoding type II secretion system protein N, with product MSALHRALPSLTTVMSSHAARTALGCALVGLLALQGLRLLWLLITPVGPVGHAQPVAGTVSEWSALRRDVFYRSVADSNSDGVLLHGVRAGAAQAAAYLSLGDGRQGAYRVGDTVMPGVVLQAVTADHVLLRTGSGVRRLTLLDAAPQAPATTSSSANTAAGSASGVMSNVGNATAAAGATAVDPQQLLSSAGLRASADGSGFTIMPRGDGALLRQAGLAAGDVLTQINGRTLDAEHLRELQDELRDGQAATLTYRRDGQTHTMTLKRPQ from the coding sequence ATGTCTGCTTTGCACCGCGCCTTGCCCTCGTTGACTACCGTCATGTCGTCGCATGCCGCACGCACGGCACTGGGCTGTGCGCTGGTCGGGTTGCTGGCACTGCAAGGGCTGCGTCTGCTGTGGTTGCTGATCACCCCGGTCGGTCCGGTTGGTCACGCACAGCCGGTCGCGGGCACGGTGTCGGAGTGGTCTGCATTGCGCCGCGACGTGTTCTATCGCAGCGTTGCCGACAGCAATAGCGATGGCGTGCTGCTGCACGGTGTGCGTGCGGGTGCTGCGCAGGCAGCGGCCTACCTGAGTCTCGGCGATGGCCGGCAGGGCGCCTACCGCGTCGGCGATACGGTGATGCCCGGCGTCGTGTTGCAAGCGGTCACCGCCGACCACGTGCTGCTGCGGACCGGTAGCGGCGTGCGCCGCCTGACATTGCTCGATGCGGCGCCGCAGGCGCCTGCGACAACGTCATCGTCAGCGAACACAGCCGCAGGTAGCGCATCCGGCGTGATGTCCAACGTGGGCAATGCGACGGCAGCAGCAGGCGCAACCGCGGTCGACCCGCAACAGCTGCTGAGCAGCGCCGGGCTGCGTGCAAGCGCGGATGGCAGCGGCTTCACCATCATGCCGCGTGGCGATGGCGCGCTGTTGCGCCAGGCCGGCCTGGCGGCAGGCGATGTACTGACCCAGATCAACGGGCGCACGCTCGATGCCGAACACCTGCGCGAGTTGCAGGACGAACTGCGCGATGGCCAGGCGGCCACGCTGACCTATCGCCGCGACGGCCAGACCCACACCATGACCTTGAAGCGCCCGCAATGA
- a CDS encoding TonB-dependent receptor: MRNFAVARLSRTGLSLSISTLLLSGAAMAQSTGSDAAGGGSSSSAAAIAPKQLDQVVVRGEYIPEPMLQTSEVASFVTREDMERTGDSSAAVALTRVTGLSLSRGKYVYVRGLGERYSSALFNGSPLPSPEPMQRVVPLDLFPSDVLQSVTVQKTYSADYPGEFGGGVIDLQSMTVPDKPFLSLTVGGGANSVTTGEKGLTYYGSGDDEWGFDDGARKQPGALRDAIASGRRVDLGNFSRDDIRRIGRSMNNANLYVLQEKDSIDPDVNVGGSAGYSMDIGEAKLGILAVASYDNEWRTRTGKQQDGIFVGDGVEFNSNYDFATTRNNVRTNGMLGLGWEYGRHKIGWTTLYVHDSLKVARSRAGRDELAGFDVRDDNTEWYARRLINNQLLGSHAFGEYDDLKIEWRAAVANASRDVPYETGIRYELLDGYWAHDASRVQNYTRFSKVDDKVASGGVDVTWRLPIEHDLTVKGGLAYLDNDRTAWSREFRFLALDGPLPFLNQYQRVDYLISDYNLSNDLLRLRETTGSFGAAAYDATLKVKAAYLQAEGEIVPTLRATVGVRYEDATQAVHPYDIFSGARQDSVAPLQNSYALPSATVTWNFADNQQLRFGASKTIARPQFREMAPQQYLDPDIDRQFFGNPFLIDSELVNLDARYEWFFEPGQYVTVGAFYKNIDKPIEAIVNDAPGGGIVQSFINAPKATLYGIELEAKKYLDVPVAADWWGDKRMFVSGNYTRTTSEVSASAGDTVQPFGFSAPVQANLFIRDGSALQGQSDDIANLQIGVESESTHSQATLIANYVGERISARGRPGQPDYIDKPGTSLDLVIKKGLVWSGDTLSVNFAARNLLKTKYQEFQRVGSSRVDLYTYQPGISYDISVTARF; this comes from the coding sequence ATGCGAAACTTCGCTGTCGCCCGTCTTTCGCGGACGGGCCTGTCTCTTTCCATTTCCACCTTGCTGCTGTCCGGCGCCGCCATGGCGCAGTCGACCGGCAGCGATGCCGCCGGCGGCGGCAGCAGTTCCAGTGCGGCCGCCATTGCGCCCAAGCAACTCGACCAGGTCGTGGTGCGCGGCGAATACATTCCCGAACCGATGCTGCAGACCTCCGAAGTGGCCTCGTTCGTCACCCGCGAGGACATGGAGCGCACCGGCGACAGCAGCGCCGCGGTGGCGCTGACGCGCGTCACCGGCCTGAGCCTGTCGCGCGGCAAATACGTCTATGTACGCGGTCTTGGCGAGCGCTACTCGTCGGCCTTGTTCAACGGCTCGCCGCTGCCCAGCCCCGAGCCGATGCAGCGTGTGGTGCCGCTGGATCTGTTTCCCAGCGACGTGCTGCAAAGCGTGACCGTGCAAAAAACCTATTCGGCCGATTATCCCGGCGAATTCGGTGGCGGCGTGATCGATCTGCAATCGATGACGGTGCCGGACAAGCCGTTCCTGTCGCTCACCGTGGGCGGCGGCGCCAATAGCGTCACTACCGGCGAGAAGGGCCTGACCTATTACGGCTCCGGTGATGACGAGTGGGGCTTTGATGACGGCGCGCGCAAGCAGCCGGGCGCATTGCGCGATGCCATCGCGAGCGGGCGCCGCGTGGACCTGGGCAATTTCTCGCGCGATGACATCCGCCGCATCGGCCGCAGCATGAACAACGCCAACCTGTATGTGCTGCAGGAAAAGGACAGCATCGACCCGGACGTCAACGTCGGCGGCAGCGCCGGCTACAGCATGGACATCGGCGAGGCCAAGCTGGGCATTCTTGCGGTGGCCAGCTACGACAACGAATGGCGCACGCGTACCGGCAAGCAGCAGGACGGCATCTTTGTCGGCGATGGCGTGGAGTTCAATTCCAACTACGACTTTGCGACCACGCGCAACAACGTGCGCACCAACGGCATGCTCGGCCTGGGTTGGGAATATGGCCGCCACAAGATCGGCTGGACCACCTTGTATGTACACGACAGCCTGAAGGTGGCGCGCAGCCGCGCCGGCCGCGACGAGCTGGCCGGATTCGATGTGCGCGACGACAACACCGAGTGGTATGCGCGTCGGTTGATCAACAATCAGCTGCTCGGCTCGCATGCGTTCGGCGAATACGACGATCTCAAGATCGAGTGGCGCGCGGCGGTGGCCAATGCCAGCCGCGATGTACCGTACGAAACCGGCATCCGTTACGAGTTGCTCGACGGTTACTGGGCGCACGATGCCTCGCGCGTGCAGAACTACACACGCTTCAGCAAGGTCGACGACAAGGTCGCCAGCGGCGGCGTGGACGTGACCTGGCGGCTGCCGATCGAGCACGACCTCACCGTCAAGGGCGGGTTGGCGTATCTGGACAACGACCGCACCGCGTGGAGCCGCGAGTTCCGCTTTCTGGCGCTGGATGGCCCGTTGCCGTTCCTGAACCAGTATCAGCGCGTGGATTACCTGATCTCCGACTACAACCTCAGCAACGATCTGCTGCGGCTGCGCGAGACCACCGGCAGTTTCGGTGCGGCAGCCTACGACGCGACCTTGAAGGTCAAGGCGGCCTACCTGCAGGCAGAAGGCGAGATCGTGCCGACCCTGCGCGCCACCGTGGGCGTGCGTTATGAAGACGCCACCCAGGCGGTGCATCCGTACGACATCTTCAGCGGCGCACGCCAGGACAGCGTGGCACCGTTGCAGAACAGCTACGCGCTGCCATCGGCCACGGTGACCTGGAACTTTGCCGACAACCAGCAGCTGCGCTTCGGTGCGTCCAAGACGATCGCGCGGCCGCAATTCCGCGAAATGGCGCCGCAGCAGTATCTGGACCCGGATATCGACCGCCAGTTCTTCGGCAATCCGTTCCTGATCGACAGCGAGCTGGTCAATCTGGATGCGCGCTACGAATGGTTCTTCGAGCCGGGCCAGTACGTCACCGTCGGCGCGTTCTACAAGAACATCGACAAGCCGATCGAAGCCATCGTCAACGACGCGCCCGGTGGCGGCATCGTGCAGAGTTTCATCAATGCGCCCAAGGCCACGTTGTACGGCATCGAGCTGGAAGCCAAGAAGTATCTGGACGTGCCGGTCGCGGCCGATTGGTGGGGCGACAAGCGCATGTTCGTGTCCGGCAACTACACGCGCACCACGTCCGAGGTGAGCGCCAGTGCCGGCGATACCGTGCAGCCGTTCGGCTTCAGCGCACCGGTACAGGCCAACCTGTTCATTCGCGACGGCTCGGCGTTGCAGGGACAATCGGACGATATCGCCAACCTGCAGATCGGTGTGGAGAGCGAGAGCACGCACAGCCAGGCGACCTTGATCGCCAACTACGTCGGCGAGCGAATTTCTGCGCGTGGTCGCCCGGGTCAACCGGATTACATCGACAAGCCTGGAACCTCGCTGGATCTGGTAATCAAGAAGGGCCTGGTGTGGTCTGGCGATACGCTCTCGGTGAACTTCGCCGCACGTAATCTGCTCAAGACCAAGTATCAGGAGTTCCAGCGCGTGGGCAGCAGCCGGGTCGATCTGTACACCTACCAGCCCGGCATCAGCTATGACATCAGTGTGACAGCGCGTTTCTGA